A portion of the Bacteroidota bacterium genome contains these proteins:
- a CDS encoding flavodoxin family protein codes for MKVVILNGNKEAAAFDEKLLIWAKQYPENDYEVEIIQLRDLNVKYCTGCWGCWVKTPGQCVFTDDSALVCKAMINADLVVFASPVKMGFVSSLLKKSMDKMIPLVHPYIEIVNGENHHQKRYEKYPELAVLLETDKNTDDEDIEIITNIFKRLALNFKSDLKFVKLLETSEVAQLTQK; via the coding sequence ATGAAGGTTGTAATTCTGAATGGAAATAAAGAAGCAGCTGCTTTCGATGAAAAGCTGTTAATCTGGGCAAAACAGTATCCCGAAAATGATTATGAAGTTGAAATCATTCAGCTCAGAGATTTAAACGTTAAGTATTGCACAGGTTGCTGGGGGTGTTGGGTGAAAACGCCCGGACAATGTGTTTTTACAGATGATTCTGCTCTAGTTTGCAAAGCCATGATTAATGCTGATTTAGTCGTTTTTGCTTCGCCAGTAAAAATGGGATTTGTTTCATCGCTCCTTAAAAAATCAATGGATAAAATGATTCCATTGGTTCATCCATATATAGAAATAGTGAATGGTGAAAATCATCATCAAAAGCGCTATGAGAAATATCCTGAATTGGCAGTATTGCTCGAAACAGATAAGAATACAGATGATGAAGATATTGAAATTATTACCAATATTTTTAAACGCTTGGCTCTGAATTTTAAAAGTGATTTGAAATTTGTTAAACTGCTTGAGACTAGTGAAGTTGCTCAACTAACTCAAAAATAG
- a CDS encoding methylated-DNA--[protein]-cysteine S-methyltransferase: MEQLFKAYYKSPIGFIELIASNKGLRSLYFSSKKGENDTHEFLAESQKQLHEYFTAMRKEFDLPFDLIGTEFQLKVWNTLLNIPFGKTASYLDLANLVATAKHTRAVGLANGANPISIILPCHRVIGKNGKLVGYGGGLERKQWLLDFESESRQLSMF; encoded by the coding sequence ATGGAACAACTTTTCAAAGCGTATTATAAGTCTCCAATTGGTTTTATAGAACTCATTGCAAGCAATAAGGGTTTACGTTCTCTTTATTTTTCATCTAAAAAGGGTGAAAACGATACCCATGAATTTTTAGCAGAATCCCAAAAGCAACTGCATGAATATTTTACAGCAATGCGTAAAGAATTTGATTTGCCCTTTGATTTGATTGGAACAGAATTCCAATTGAAAGTTTGGAACACACTTCTCAATATTCCTTTTGGCAAAACCGCTTCCTATCTGGATTTAGCAAATCTTGTTGCAACAGCAAAACATACACGAGCTGTTGGCTTAGCCAATGGTGCTAATCCAATCAGCATAATACTCCCGTGCCATAGGGTAATTGGTAAAAATGGAAAGTTGGTTGGTTATGGAGGAGGCTTAGAAAGAAAACAATGGTTACTTGATTTTGAATCAGAATCCAGGCAACTAAGCATGTTTTAG
- the trpS gene encoding tryptophan--tRNA ligase — translation MSIKRVLSGIQPTSEIHIGNYFGAVANWVKLQDQYECFYTVVDLHAMSMPYKPQDLKRNTIEMFTSLLACGIDPEKSVLFVQSMVPEHSELNWILNCVTSYGELSRMTQFKDKTTLLQEKSKENFVSAALFNYPILQAADILLYKADFVPVGKDQEQHLELSRNIAIRFNNQFGEYFEAPQPLYTKIPKLMSLADPEKKMSKSLGPKHFIGLFDEEKVVRKKVGSAVTDIGGVPSAEMSPGIRNLFEILKACEKQDEIDQLQKDFEAGTLSYKNLKDTVGDALVELTSELIIRRKVFEENPEKVKQILKEGAEKARYVANKTITKVKKRAGLPI, via the coding sequence ATGTCGATAAAAAGAGTACTATCCGGTATTCAGCCAACCAGCGAAATACATATTGGCAATTATTTTGGAGCGGTAGCCAATTGGGTGAAATTGCAGGATCAATATGAATGCTTTTATACTGTGGTTGACCTGCATGCCATGTCGATGCCATATAAACCTCAAGACCTGAAAAGAAATACGATTGAGATGTTTACCTCGCTTTTGGCTTGTGGTATTGATCCGGAAAAATCGGTTCTTTTTGTGCAATCGATGGTGCCTGAGCATAGTGAATTGAATTGGATATTGAATTGTGTTACGTCCTATGGTGAGTTAAGCCGCATGACTCAGTTTAAAGACAAAACCACCCTATTGCAAGAAAAATCAAAAGAGAATTTTGTTTCTGCTGCCTTGTTTAATTATCCCATTCTTCAAGCCGCTGATATATTACTTTATAAAGCCGATTTTGTTCCTGTTGGAAAAGATCAGGAGCAGCATTTGGAACTTTCACGCAATATTGCCATCCGGTTTAATAACCAATTTGGCGAGTATTTTGAAGCCCCACAGCCTCTATATACCAAAATACCCAAACTAATGTCTTTAGCCGATCCTGAAAAGAAAATGAGCAAAAGCCTGGGGCCAAAACATTTTATTGGATTGTTTGATGAAGAAAAGGTCGTTCGAAAAAAAGTAGGAAGTGCTGTTACAGATATAGGTGGAGTACCATCAGCTGAAATGAGTCCGGGTATTCGAAATTTATTTGAAATACTGAAAGCTTGCGAAAAACAAGATGAAATAGATCAGCTACAAAAGGATTTTGAAGCGGGAACTTTGAGTTACAAAAACTTAAAAGATACAGTTGGCGATGCCTTGGTTGAGCTAACTTCGGAGCTGATTATTCGTAGGAAAGTATTTGAAGAAAATCCTGAAAAGGTAAAGCAAATACTAAAGGAAGGTGCTGAAAAAGCCAGATATGTAGCTAATAAAACCATCACCAAGGTGAAAAAACGCGCTGGCTTACCAATTTAA
- a CDS encoding aminotransferase class V-fold PLP-dependent enzyme: protein MYKKYYKSFLEANKGKQHFACHSHYYWPDVTRQAMLDYWDDSAKYVDAKWAYFYQHKIPKVQSYIAQILNLDHPEQIVFAPNTHEFILRILSCFDNSKQVNILTTNSEFYSFSRQIDRLSELDNFQIDRIEFDSFDTFEERFIQAAQKKKYDLIFFSQVFFNSGIPIRSLDAIVNALASSESIIVIDGYHGFRSVLTDLKNIQDKAFYMAGSYKYAQGGEGCCFMHVPKGNIMRPINTGWFADLATLGQEKNKQVQYADDGNRFAGSTMDFSSLYRLLSVFALFEKEGIDQNSIRTHIQKMQTAFLEEVAKYDHPLINKNNLLLDDLNKHGHFLTFKLENAEQVSKMAQLLNEHDIITDYRGDRLRFGFALYHDGQYDLSVLNTRRAYFFDELIF from the coding sequence ATGTACAAAAAATACTACAAATCATTTTTAGAAGCCAATAAAGGCAAGCAGCATTTTGCCTGTCATAGTCATTATTATTGGCCCGATGTTACCCGACAAGCCATGCTTGATTATTGGGACGATAGTGCAAAATATGTAGATGCAAAGTGGGCTTATTTTTATCAGCATAAAATTCCTAAAGTACAAAGCTATATTGCCCAAATCTTAAATCTCGATCATCCTGAACAAATAGTATTTGCCCCGAATACGCATGAATTTATCTTGCGCATACTTTCTTGTTTCGATAATAGCAAACAAGTAAACATATTAACCACCAACAGCGAGTTTTATAGTTTTAGCCGTCAGATAGATCGCTTATCGGAACTTGATAATTTCCAAATCGATCGAATTGAATTCGACTCATTCGATACTTTTGAAGAAAGATTTATACAAGCGGCTCAAAAAAAGAAGTATGACCTGATATTTTTTAGTCAGGTGTTTTTTAATTCCGGAATTCCTATCAGAAGTTTAGATGCAATTGTTAACGCGCTAGCAAGTTCAGAGTCGATTATTGTTATTGATGGCTATCATGGATTTCGTTCTGTTCTTACTGATTTGAAAAACATACAGGACAAAGCTTTTTATATGGCCGGCTCTTATAAATATGCACAGGGGGGTGAAGGATGCTGCTTTATGCACGTACCTAAAGGAAATATAATGCGCCCCATAAACACGGGTTGGTTTGCCGATTTAGCCACTTTGGGGCAGGAAAAAAATAAGCAGGTTCAGTATGCGGATGATGGAAATCGCTTTGCCGGATCGACTATGGATTTCAGTTCTCTCTATCGCTTATTAAGTGTATTTGCATTGTTTGAAAAAGAAGGAATAGATCAAAATAGCATAAGGACACATATTCAAAAAATGCAGACCGCTTTCTTAGAAGAAGTTGCAAAATATGATCATCCATTAATCAATAAAAACAATTTATTGCTAGATGATTTGAACAAACATGGACATTTTTTGACATTTAAATTGGAGAATGCCGAGCAGGTAAGCAAAATGGCTCAACTCCTGAATGAGCATGATATTATTACAGATTATCGGGGCGATCGACTTCGTTTTGGATTTGCTCTATATCATGATGGACAATATGATTTGAGTGTTTTGAATACACGCAGAGCTTACTTTTTTGACGAATTGATTTTTTAA
- a CDS encoding anhydro-N-acetylmuramic acid kinase — protein sequence MTEVNTYTVLGIMSGTSLDGLDLALCSFQKEDESWSFKIIKAQTYEYDSVWREKLGQCSLLSSFDLLQLDKNFGFYIGKKVNAFLKNTKYKPDLIASHGHTVFHQPEKGITMQIGSGELIAANCGIQTISDFRSLDVALGGQGAPLVPIGDQKLFSEFDYCLNLGGFSNISFNEKGKRLAYDICPVNIAINKLYPPFDADGLAGRSGILNKKLLYELNSLSYYSMPYPKSLGREWFEGKFFPIFHAYDIPTEDKLRTLYEHIAMKVKMAVSNNMEGSMLITGGGTHNAFLVELIAEKFQGQISIPELEIIEFKEALIFAFLGVLRLRNEINTLASVTGAKADSSGGLIYLHQFGTSDNL from the coding sequence TTGACAGAAGTAAATACATATACTGTATTAGGAATCATGTCGGGTACATCTCTTGACGGACTAGATTTGGCCTTGTGCTCATTTCAGAAAGAAGATGAAAGCTGGAGTTTCAAAATTATCAAAGCACAAACCTATGAATACGACTCCGTATGGAGAGAGAAGTTGGGACAATGCTCCTTATTAAGCTCATTTGACTTATTGCAACTCGACAAGAATTTTGGATTTTATATTGGGAAGAAAGTCAATGCTTTTTTGAAAAATACAAAGTACAAACCAGATTTGATCGCCTCACATGGCCACACGGTTTTTCATCAACCTGAAAAGGGAATTACCATGCAAATTGGTAGTGGCGAATTAATTGCTGCAAACTGTGGTATTCAAACGATTTCAGATTTCCGTTCGCTGGATGTTGCATTGGGAGGACAAGGAGCTCCCTTGGTACCCATTGGCGACCAAAAACTATTTTCCGAATTTGATTATTGTTTAAACTTGGGAGGCTTCTCCAATATATCCTTTAATGAAAAAGGCAAAAGGTTGGCATACGACATTTGCCCTGTAAATATTGCCATTAATAAACTATATCCTCCCTTTGATGCAGATGGATTGGCTGGTCGTTCAGGTATATTAAACAAAAAACTTTTGTATGAGCTAAATAGCCTTTCTTACTATTCTATGCCCTATCCAAAATCTCTTGGAAGAGAATGGTTTGAAGGGAAATTCTTCCCCATTTTTCATGCATACGATATTCCAACTGAAGACAAACTTCGCACGCTGTACGAACACATTGCTATGAAAGTGAAAATGGCTGTTTCTAATAATATGGAAGGTTCTATGCTCATTACAGGTGGTGGAACACATAATGCCTTTTTAGTTGAACTTATAGCAGAAAAGTTTCAGGGACAAATAAGTATTCCAGAACTGGAGATAATAGAGTTTAAAGAAGCCTTGATTTTTGCTTTTTTAGGTGTTCTAAGGTTGCGAAATGAAATAAATACGCTTGCATCGGTTACAGGTGCAAAAGCAGATAGCAGCGGAGGCCTCATATATTTGCATCAATTTGGCACGTCAGACAACTTATAG
- a CDS encoding PKD domain-containing protein: MIKTTFIAVILSIISFLLVAQPIAEFSANITSDCNPLTVKFTDLSSGNPTSFSWNFGNGQTSVLQNPTISYTSAGKYTVSLKVTSSNGSSTETKTQYITVFKNPIASLSSTKQIACIGQQISFSDISIAGDATINQWYWDFGDGGSSSLKNPSHAYSNSGVFSVTLIVTDANNCTGTYTKTNYIEIRKVDADFASNQVYFCNSPAQVNFLNISSPNSSTFTYQWDFGDAATSTSKSPTHSYTNSGKFTVKLKITDAYGCIDELTKADYIVVEPIIADFFYKVTDYCHPANAMFSNASTPSSGMSFLWDFGDGSTSASKNPSHIYQNHGTYTILLTANYGSCQDTISRQVTILQTPSATFSADTQKHCKIPFQVKFSSNSTTGSTLDWDLGNGNTSTIASLSTWYTKFGSYDINLTVSSSNGCSKKYKKPAYIISQPPLFYKSVNPKSGCVPLTIHYVIYDSSMIPLTIWKISSGDGQTKTTTSGSFTYQDTGVYTMTLSGRNNRGCSISYTETIKVGIPPVADFEYFSYSGCNKAFQFNNLTNTHNPKADGFSWDFGDGTKSNDEHPIHKFQDTGFISIILTASLYGCSSTIKYDSMLYILAPIARLTDPRVFCASAVVRGLNNSIGGNKWYWDFGDNSYSTKENPDHIYSKGTYQVKLVVWDTITGCVDSVLGNVYVLDTPKDDFTAFPLENCSSIEVAFSDTSTQAVDYFWEFGDGGTARIKSPKHYYVYGGAYDVSLKITNAAGCDTFIVKKAMIKISDIKPNLLANPGQGCVPVTMSFIDNARSAFPIIERKWNMGDGGSFYTFDKDTSYTYFSIPSGMDQSTGYDVVLKLQDSLGCYAYSTKRVYPTNPKAIIYYHVADQCKEAAIKLGVYDHDTLINSLSSALWYFNGNYAGSGQELFHYFSSDTIITAKVVVTDVYGCQDSAEQILTIISRPPKADFAYTIQSTANNCPPVIVHFQDKSIPGSKAISSYFWDFGNASTSTHKNPSNTYREPGLYSVSLIVKDVDGCEDTLILSDIIRVNGATGYFHIEPLSGCDSLVCEFTPITSKVKEYSWSFGDGSISHDSVVIHQYTYPGKFYPVLIMEDSLGCKTSIETKDTIYVYKSPIANFQVKGKMTCVGHESEFINLTWHEQEILSWTWYLGNGQIVTAFEPSFTYIDTGKYSVSLVVVDDQGCYDSVRKENIVHIYYDTINPTKPFLYKTTHIIDPLLDEVLFSANADYDFKNFKMNRADYWGVVKNSRYIQHAEDTLVIDTLINGLIPQCYYIQSLDYCNNQSDASKLHCLINLKVTADSLGNHLNWTPYVGWNKVSKYELFRKDMKSSGSFNLMASVDGSILYYLDTNINCSDTYFYQVKAYEEDGHSQFSFSNVDDVVAAKHVFINAIELLRVSVENEMILIEWEKADIDFDHEYLVFRSTDNIDYQYVKSLDQNVLSYTDDAVNTSEKSYYYRIYVMHKNCYFISKKSNVGKSILLKINKSNLDEDIVLTWSHYQHWEEGVNQYEIHYSTMQSPVFTNINSVGYEDTVYIHQIDPMLIKHAYKVRAIRNLKPDIISNSNIVVESIEPSIFVPNSFTPNGDGLNDYFSAKCYGAEIVGMQIFNRWGELIFESAENNASWDGYFKNKISPLGVYYYNLQVKLDDELERYAGTLSLLR; the protein is encoded by the coding sequence ATGATAAAGACTACTTTCATTGCCGTTATTTTAAGTATAATTAGCTTTTTGTTAGTTGCACAGCCGATTGCTGAGTTTTCTGCAAATATCACCTCCGATTGTAATCCGCTTACCGTTAAATTCACCGACTTATCAAGTGGAAACCCTACTTCATTCAGCTGGAATTTTGGTAATGGACAGACATCGGTATTACAAAACCCAACGATTAGTTATACATCAGCAGGAAAGTATACCGTTAGCCTAAAAGTAACAAGCTCAAATGGTTCATCAACCGAAACAAAAACACAGTATATTACCGTTTTTAAAAATCCAATTGCTTCCTTAAGTTCAACTAAACAAATAGCATGTATCGGTCAGCAAATTAGTTTTAGCGATATAAGTATTGCAGGAGATGCGACCATAAATCAATGGTATTGGGATTTTGGAGACGGAGGCAGTTCAAGCTTGAAAAATCCTTCACATGCTTATAGCAATTCGGGTGTATTTAGTGTTACTTTAATTGTTACTGATGCAAACAATTGTACTGGAACTTATACCAAAACCAATTATATAGAAATTCGAAAAGTTGATGCTGATTTTGCTTCCAATCAGGTTTATTTTTGCAACAGCCCTGCACAGGTTAATTTTTTAAATATTTCCTCTCCTAACAGCTCTACTTTCACTTATCAATGGGATTTTGGTGATGCGGCAACTTCAACTTCGAAAAGTCCAACACATTCGTATACGAATTCAGGAAAATTCACGGTTAAGCTAAAAATTACAGATGCGTATGGTTGTATTGATGAATTAACAAAAGCAGATTATATTGTAGTTGAACCTATTATCGCAGACTTCTTTTATAAAGTTACTGACTATTGTCATCCGGCCAATGCTATGTTTTCAAATGCATCCACGCCTTCAAGTGGTATGAGCTTTCTGTGGGATTTTGGTGATGGGAGTACTTCTGCTAGTAAAAATCCCTCGCACATTTATCAAAATCATGGAACCTACACCATTTTGCTCACAGCAAATTATGGCAGCTGTCAGGATACTATTTCACGGCAAGTTACAATCTTACAAACACCCTCGGCCACTTTCTCTGCCGATACACAAAAGCATTGTAAAATTCCGTTTCAGGTTAAATTTTCATCGAATTCTACAACGGGTAGCACATTAGACTGGGATTTAGGAAACGGAAACACCTCAACAATTGCTTCACTAAGCACCTGGTATACTAAATTTGGATCATACGATATCAACTTAACAGTGAGCAGTAGTAATGGCTGTTCCAAGAAATACAAAAAACCAGCTTATATAATAAGTCAGCCTCCGCTGTTTTATAAGTCGGTGAATCCTAAAAGTGGATGTGTTCCGTTGACCATTCATTATGTAATTTATGATTCCAGCATGATTCCGCTTACTATTTGGAAAATTAGCTCAGGTGATGGTCAAACTAAAACCACAACATCAGGTAGTTTTACTTATCAGGATACGGGAGTATATACCATGACACTTAGTGGTCGAAATAACAGAGGATGCTCGATAAGTTATACAGAAACAATCAAAGTGGGCATTCCTCCAGTAGCCGATTTTGAATATTTTTCTTATTCTGGATGCAACAAGGCTTTTCAGTTTAATAACTTAACCAATACACATAATCCTAAAGCAGATGGGTTTTCGTGGGATTTTGGAGATGGAACGAAATCTAATGATGAACACCCAATACATAAATTTCAGGATACCGGCTTTATCAGTATTATTTTAACCGCTTCTTTATATGGATGTTCATCTACCATAAAATATGATAGCATGCTCTACATTCTGGCGCCCATTGCGAGACTAACAGACCCAAGGGTATTTTGTGCATCAGCAGTAGTTAGGGGCTTAAACAACTCAATAGGAGGCAATAAATGGTATTGGGATTTTGGCGATAATTCTTATTCAACAAAGGAGAATCCAGATCATATTTACAGTAAAGGCACTTATCAAGTCAAGTTGGTTGTATGGGATACAATTACCGGCTGTGTTGATTCAGTGCTTGGGAATGTGTACGTATTGGATACGCCAAAGGATGATTTCACTGCATTTCCGTTGGAAAATTGCAGCAGTATTGAAGTAGCTTTTTCAGATACTTCTACCCAAGCGGTTGATTATTTTTGGGAATTTGGTGATGGAGGAACTGCGCGAATAAAATCTCCTAAACATTATTATGTTTATGGAGGAGCTTATGATGTTAGTTTGAAGATAACTAATGCGGCAGGTTGTGATACTTTTATTGTGAAAAAGGCCATGATCAAAATATCAGATATCAAACCAAATTTATTGGCAAATCCTGGACAAGGTTGTGTTCCGGTTACAATGTCTTTTATTGACAATGCGCGATCTGCCTTTCCCATTATTGAAAGAAAATGGAATATGGGCGATGGCGGTAGTTTTTATACATTCGATAAGGACACCTCTTATACTTATTTCTCTATACCCTCAGGTATGGATCAAAGTACGGGTTACGATGTTGTTTTAAAGCTTCAGGATAGTTTAGGATGTTATGCTTATTCAACAAAAAGAGTGTATCCTACTAATCCCAAAGCTATTATTTACTATCATGTTGCCGATCAATGCAAGGAAGCTGCAATAAAACTTGGGGTTTATGATCACGATACCTTAATTAATTCACTTAGTTCAGCTCTATGGTATTTCAATGGAAATTATGCCGGTTCTGGCCAGGAGTTATTCCATTATTTTAGTTCCGACACTATTATTACGGCTAAGGTTGTAGTAACTGATGTTTATGGTTGTCAGGACTCTGCTGAACAAATTTTAACGATTATTAGCCGACCACCTAAGGCTGATTTTGCTTATACTATACAATCTACCGCAAATAATTGTCCGCCTGTTATTGTTCATTTTCAAGACAAATCAATTCCTGGTAGCAAAGCAATTAGCTCTTATTTTTGGGATTTTGGAAATGCGTCTACTTCCACTCATAAAAACCCTTCAAATACATATAGAGAGCCCGGTTTGTATTCAGTTAGTTTAATAGTAAAAGATGTAGATGGATGTGAAGACACACTGATTTTGTCTGATATTATTCGAGTCAATGGGGCAACTGGGTATTTTCATATTGAACCATTATCTGGATGCGACAGTCTTGTTTGTGAATTTACTCCTATTACTTCCAAAGTAAAAGAGTATAGCTGGAGTTTTGGCGATGGAAGTATTTCTCATGATAGTGTGGTTATTCATCAATATACCTATCCAGGAAAGTTTTATCCTGTATTAATTATGGAAGATTCGTTGGGCTGTAAAACGAGTATTGAAACAAAAGACACCATTTATGTTTATAAAAGTCCCATAGCAAATTTTCAGGTGAAAGGAAAAATGACCTGTGTTGGTCATGAAAGCGAATTCATTAATCTGACGTGGCACGAACAGGAAATTTTGTCGTGGACATGGTATTTGGGAAATGGACAAATAGTTACTGCTTTTGAACCGTCATTTACCTATATCGATACAGGGAAATACAGTGTAAGCCTTGTGGTGGTGGATGATCAGGGATGTTATGATTCTGTTAGAAAGGAAAATATAGTTCATATTTATTACGATACAATAAATCCCACTAAACCATTCTTGTATAAAACAACTCATATTATTGATCCTTTATTAGACGAGGTTTTGTTTTCAGCTAATGCCGATTATGATTTTAAGAATTTCAAGATGAATAGAGCGGATTATTGGGGGGTGGTTAAAAATAGTCGATATATTCAGCATGCTGAAGATACACTTGTTATTGATACACTAATAAACGGTCTTATTCCACAATGCTATTACATTCAAAGTTTGGATTATTGCAACAACCAGAGCGATGCCAGCAAGCTACATTGTCTGATAAATTTAAAAGTTACAGCCGATAGTTTAGGAAATCATCTGAACTGGACACCCTATGTGGGTTGGAATAAAGTAAGCAAGTACGAATTGTTTCGAAAGGATATGAAATCTTCAGGCTCTTTTAACCTTATGGCCTCAGTTGATGGAAGCATTTTGTATTATTTGGACACCAATATCAATTGTTCTGATACCTATTTCTATCAGGTTAAAGCCTATGAGGAAGATGGGCATTCTCAATTCTCATTTAGCAATGTGGATGATGTAGTAGCAGCTAAACATGTTTTTATCAATGCAATAGAATTGCTGAGAGTTTCCGTAGAAAATGAAATGATTTTGATTGAATGGGAAAAGGCAGACATCGATTTCGATCATGAATATCTCGTATTCAGATCAACCGATAATATCGACTATCAATATGTAAAGTCTTTGGATCAAAATGTTTTATCCTATACAGATGATGCTGTTAATACAAGTGAAAAATCATATTATTACAGGATTTATGTGATGCATAAAAACTGTTATTTTATAAGCAAAAAAAGCAATGTCGGGAAATCGATATTGCTAAAAATAAACAAGAGCAATTTAGATGAGGATATTGTATTGACCTGGTCGCATTACCAACATTGGGAAGAAGGAGTCAATCAGTATGAGATTCATTATTCCACAATGCAAAGTCCGGTATTTACGAATATTAATTCCGTGGGGTATGAAGATACTGTATATATTCACCAGATTGATCCCATGTTGATAAAACATGCCTATAAAGTGAGAGCCATTCGGAATTTGAAACCCGATATAATTTCAAATTCTAACATTGTTGTTGAAAGTATAGAACCCAGCATATTTGTTCCAAATTCTTTTACGCCAAATGGCGATGGACTCAATGATTATTTTAGTGCAAAATGCTATGGTGCTGAAATAGTTGGAATGCAAATTTTCAATCGTTGGGGTGAGTTAATCTTCGAATCAGCTGAAAATAACGCAAGTTGGGATGGTTATTTTAAAAACAAAATATCTCCTTTAGGTGTTTATTATTATAATTTGCAAGTAAAGCTGGATGATGAGCTGGAAAGATATGCTGGCACTTTAAGTTTGTTGAGATAA
- a CDS encoding sodium:solute symporter produces the protein MSPISVIIIISTYFLILLGISWLTGRKSDNASFFLGNKRSPWFVVAFGMIGASLSGVTFISVPGWVGLSQLSYMQVVLGYLIGYLVIATILMPLYYKLNLTSIYTYLEQRFGKWAYKTGVLFFLASRTFGAAARLFIVASVIQLTVLDAWNVPFLVTVIITILLIYLYTNRAGIKTIIWTDTLQTFFMLAAVIISVVLISKNLDLNFKEMYHTLADSSYSRIFFFDNWQEKHFFWKHFLGGAFLAIAMTGLDQDMMQKNLSCKNIEDAKKNMFWFSIILVPVNLLFLSLGILLILFANKNGINLPIDTDQIFPLIATGGYLGSTLGLFFIVGIVAAAYSSADSALTALTTSFSVDILNVQKLNDEAKIKRIRKRVHVGYSLVLLFVILGFKALNNSAVIDTIFKVASYTYGPLLGLFSFGIISKRSLPNNILVTIITIVSPLFCYLITLKSAQWFGGYTFGYELLILNGLLTFLGLLIISKKSNE, from the coding sequence GTGTCCCCAATATCTGTTATAATAATCATCAGCACCTATTTCCTGATTTTACTTGGTATCTCCTGGCTAACAGGCAGAAAATCAGACAATGCATCTTTCTTTCTTGGCAATAAGCGCTCACCATGGTTTGTAGTTGCTTTTGGAATGATTGGCGCTTCTTTATCAGGAGTAACCTTTATATCTGTTCCGGGTTGGGTTGGATTAAGCCAGCTATCCTATATGCAAGTTGTGCTAGGTTATCTGATAGGATATTTGGTTATTGCAACCATACTCATGCCCCTCTATTATAAATTAAACCTGACCTCTATTTATACATATTTAGAACAAAGGTTTGGTAAATGGGCTTATAAAACCGGTGTGCTTTTCTTTTTGGCATCGCGCACATTTGGAGCTGCTGCCAGACTATTTATTGTAGCAAGTGTTATTCAACTTACTGTTTTGGATGCATGGAATGTTCCCTTTCTGGTAACAGTAATCATTACCATCCTTTTAATTTATTTATACACCAACAGAGCGGGAATAAAAACCATTATATGGACGGATACCTTGCAAACCTTTTTTATGTTGGCTGCTGTTATTATATCCGTAGTTCTAATTTCAAAAAATCTTGATCTCAATTTTAAGGAGATGTACCATACCTTGGCCGATTCATCCTATTCAAGAATTTTCTTTTTCGATAATTGGCAGGAGAAACATTTCTTCTGGAAACACTTTCTGGGAGGAGCATTTCTGGCTATAGCTATGACAGGACTGGATCAGGACATGATGCAAAAAAACCTGAGTTGCAAAAACATCGAAGATGCCAAAAAGAATATGTTTTGGTTCAGTATTATTTTAGTGCCTGTAAATTTACTTTTCCTTTCTCTGGGTATATTACTTATTTTATTTGCCAATAAAAATGGAATAAATCTGCCAATTGATACCGACCAAATATTCCCATTAATTGCCACAGGAGGCTATTTAGGGTCAACACTGGGTTTGTTTTTTATTGTTGGAATTGTTGCAGCCGCTTACTCCAGTGCTGATTCTGCATTAACAGCTTTAACAACCTCTTTTAGTGTAGATATTCTTAATGTGCAAAAACTGAATGATGAGGCAAAAATTAAACGCATTAGAAAAAGGGTTCATGTGGGTTATTCCCTCGTTTTACTATTTGTCATTCTTGGATTTAAAGCGCTTAATAATTCTGCAGTAATTGATACAATTTTTAAAGTAGCCAGTTATACGTATGGGCCATTGCTTGGACTCTTTTCATTCGGGATAATCTCGAAACGAAGCCTTCCTAACAATATTTTAGTTACAATAATAACGATAGTTTCTCCCCTATTCTGTTATTTGATTACGCTAAAATCTGCGCAATGGTTTGGTGGTTATACTTTCGGTTACGAGCTCCTTATACTCAATGGCTTACTCACTTTTCTTGGGCTATTAATAATCAGTAAAAAATCAAATGAGTAA